From Nilaparvata lugens isolate BPH chromosome 7, ASM1435652v1, whole genome shotgun sequence, one genomic window encodes:
- the LOC111062588 gene encoding putative GTP-binding protein 6, with translation MIFNRSNCLFKQLLMNGLRNRIKQIPQTISYSRLCCEMQALQNHFSSKTFSSYLVIRSPSNSNLRTMSSNRVCDGSDQVNTLDDSKDAVNRFDELFDDLFVEKGIEQKAMGYNIFVIQPYIKWGASKKQLTTPANQLNESVALIDTLKDWAVVGTEIVPLTTTKSPQVFGKGKLEALTKIIKSDESITAVFISLNVLSKVQQDFLEETFGLPVFDRYSVVMRIFREHAVTKEAKLQVAMAEIPQLWRNLSLDKYRARGGDSDGSSGETLYEIRKNIIKEREGRLRAELKSLKKHRDLIRSKRKKRQFPTIAVVGYTNAGKTSLIKALTLEQQMQPKNELFATLDVTCHLGVLPSNIKVLYIDTIGFISDIPTMLIEPFIVTLEDALEADLIVHVIDVSNPDYVAQAAHVDDTLKQLNVDQSLVKNIIVVANKVDLLTKKQLQTLEGNGMLQISCANNSGLSQLRDEVQRILLNVTDRVKIRIRVANGGPEFSWLYKESSVVDVVMDENNGQFIFMDVIVTKTNLERFKFEFIMKKKRERLKSYKD, from the coding sequence ATGATTTTTAATAGAAGTAACTGTTTATTCAAACAACTATTGATGAATGGGCTTAGGAATCGGATCAAACAAATCCCGCAGACTATTAGTTATTCGCGTTTGTGTTGTGAGATGCAGGCCTTACAAAATCATTTCTCGAGTAAAACTTTCTCGTCTTATCTTGTGATTCGGAGTCCGAGTAATTCAAACCTGAGAACTATGTCTTCAAACAGAGTATGTGATGGTTCAGATCAAGTTAATACGTTAGACGATAGTAAAGATGCAGTAAACAGGTTTGATGAGCTCTTTGATGATCTCTTTGTAGAGAAAGGGATAGAACAAAAAGCGAtgggatataatatatttgttatACAACCGTATATCAAGTGGGGGGCCTCAAAAAAGCAGCTTACTACACCTGCAAACCAGCTGAACGAATCAGTAGCGCTTATTGATACTCTGAAAGATTGGGCAGTGGTCGGTACGGAAATAGTTCCTTTAACTACTACAAAAAGCCCTCAAGTTTTTGGAAAAGGGAAATTGGAGGCGCTGACTAAAATAATCAAATCTGATGAGAGTATAACAGCTGTTTTTATTAGTTTAAATGTGCTATCAAAAGTCCAACAAGATTTTTTGGAAGAAACTTTTGGTTTGCCGGTTTTTGATAGGTACTCAGTGGTGATGAGGATTTTCCGTGAGCATGCTGTTACCAAAGAAGCCAAACTCCAAGTGGCCATGGCAGAAATTCCTCAATTGTGGAGGAACTTATCTTTGGATAAGTATCGGGCAAGAGGTGGAGATTCGGATGGAAGCTCCGGGGAGACTTTGTACGAGATCAGGAAGAATATCATTAAAGAACGTGAGGGCAGGCTGAGAGCAGAATTGAAAAGTTTGAAGAAACATCGCGATTTGATAAGAAGCAAAAGAAAGAAACGACAGTTCCCAACCATTGCTGTTGTTGGATACACTAATGCTGGAAAGACGTCCCTTATTAAAGCGCTCACACTAGAGCAACAGATGCAACCAAAAAATGAACTATTTGCTACCCTTGATGTAACATGTCATCTTGGTGTTCTACCTTCCAACATCAAAGTTCTCTACATTGACACGATAGGTTTCATTTCAGACATACCAACCATGCTAATTGAGCCTTTCATTGTTACGTTGGAAGATGCACTAGAAGCTGACTTGATTGTGCATGTAATCGATGTGAGTAATCCAGATTATGTGGCCCAAGCAGCCCATGTTGATGACACCTTGAAACAACTGAATGTAGATCAAAGTctagtgaaaaatataatcgtaGTAGCCAACAAAGTTGACTTACTAACAAAAAAACAGCTGCAAACTCTAGAAGGTAATGGGATGTTGCAAATATCGTGCGCAAATAACAGTGGGTTATCTCAGTTACGGGATGAAGTGCAACGAATTCTATTGAATGTAACAGATCGAGTGAAGATTAGAATACGTGTAGCGAATGGCGGACCTGAGTTCTCGTGGCTCTATAAGGAGTCATCAGTCGTCGATGTTGTTATGGATGAAAACAACGGCCAATTCATCTTTATGGACGTTATAGTCACCAAAACAAATTTGGAGAGGTTCAAGTtcgaattcattatgaaaaagAAACGTGAGCGATTAAAAAGCTACAAAGACTAA
- the LOC120348701 gene encoding adenylate kinase 8-like isoform X2 — protein sequence MDASKRPLKIPVKFIPYLEKHDIFNLFRGLATSIIIEKPNDILQFMKNEVIQYEKRAYRPRQIMFIAPPHLAIQHLADQLYLSCKLTSINYADVVREVGSQEILKNVCSSPIKLANATLNYIKVNKLELNNGWIMVGFPNTKEEGIALQKVGIFPTHTFQITHDPKEYDEKDFWNDNLSEDWSYEGFSRMMKDYKRRAVGLRQIYQSTLKTIVVRGRTLAELKNDILSSLLKFNYDGLAFAPRVVLLGVRGSRRRTLAKMMSERLKLVHIHFWDLMEQAKQWNNDVGDAIRDSLDLFQGINMNAALEILENNFPGNTQ from the exons ATGGATGCGTCAAAACGTCCTTTGAAAATACCAGTAAAATTCATCCCTTATCTGGaaaaacatgatattttcaACTTGTTTCGT GGCTTAGCAACatctattatcatagagaagcCAAACGATATTTTgcaatttatgaaaaatgagGTTATACAATATGAGAAACGCGCATACAGACCAAGGCAAATAATGTTCATAGCTCCACCGCATCTTG CTATTCAACATTTGGCTGATCAGTTGTATTTATCTTGCAAACTGACGTCTATCAACTATGCTGATGTAGTGCGCGAAGTCGGCTCTCAAGAG atattgaaaaatgtatgctCTAGCCCTATAAAACTAGCAAATGCAACATTGAATTACATCAAAGTGAATaagcttgaactgaataatgggTGGATTATGGTTG GCTTTCCTAACACAAAGGAAGAAGGTATAGCTCTCCAAAAAGTTGGAATTTTTCCAACCCACACATTTCAAATAACTCATGATCCCAAAGAAT ATGACGAGAAAGACTTCTGGAATGACAATTTAAGCGAGGATTGGTCTTATGAAGGTTTCAGTAGAATGATGAAGGATTACAAAAGAAGAGCAGTGGGACTCCGGCAAATTTATCAGTCCACATTGAAG acAATTGTTGTGCGAGGGAGAACTCTGGCTGAATTGAAGAATGACATCCTATCTAGTCTACTGAAATTCAACTATGATGGACTAGCATTTGCACCGAGGGTGGTGCTTCTAGGAGTGAGAGGCTCGAGGAGAAGAACGCTGGCGAAAATGATGTCTGAACGCCTGAAGCTTGTTCATA TCCATTTCTGGGATTTGATGGAACAAGCAAAACAATGGAATAATGATGTAGGTGATGCAATAAGAGATTCATTAGACTTATTTCAAGGGATTAATATGAATGCGGCATTGGAAATTCTAGAG aataattttccTGGAAATACCCAGTGA